Proteins encoded by one window of Pseudorca crassidens isolate mPseCra1 chromosome 3, mPseCra1.hap1, whole genome shotgun sequence:
- the CD70 gene encoding CD70 antigen isoform X1 — MFNEGLLNEYQEGECGKLHRKIEGHPGPPTLQTGDRQKLEGNSLHCRTESGPSLCRTSPGWGMVGPWQVQAGRGPHSCMRAEVPSLFLPLHTLHPATQLMKCLQRIMRAEEASGCQVPHRPWVSIRRVALLLLLLGMVIGCLVCSVRLTRKQQVDSAGWDLAELQLNHTGSRQDPRLRWQGSPALGRSFVHGPELDNGQLRIQRDGIYRLHIQVTLANCSSSTWTAKPLSATLSVAICFPTAHSISLLRLNFHQSCSVASQRLTFLAHGDILCTNLTPPLLPSRNADETFFGIQWVCP; from the exons ATGTTCAATGaaggtttgttgaatgagtacCAGGAAGGTGAGTGTGGGAAGTTACATAGAAAAATTGAGGGACACCCTGGCCCACCTACTCTGCAGACTGGGGACCGGCAGAAGCTGGAGGGGAATTCCCTGCACTGTAGAACTGAGTCTGGTCCCTCCCTTTGCCGGACATCCCCAGGGTGGGGCATGGTTGGTCCCTGGCAGGTTCAGGCAGGCAGAGGGCCCCATAGCTGCATGAGAGCTGAggttccttccctcttcctgcctctACACACCCTCCACCCCGCCACACAGCTGATGAAGTGCCTGCAGAGGATCATGAGAGCAGAAGAAGCCTCGGGCTGCCAGGTGCCCCACCGGCCCTGGGTGTCCATCCGGAGGGTGGCTTTGTTGCTGCTTCTCCTTGGCATGGTGATAGGCTGCCTCGTCTGCAGTGTGCGCCTCACCCGAAAGCAGCAGGTGGATTCAGCTGGG tgggACTTAGCGGAGCTGCAGCTGAATCACACAG GATCGCGGCAGGACCCCAGGCTGCGCtggcagggaagcccagccctgggcCGCTCCTTCGTGCATGGGCCAGAGCTGGACAACGGGCAGCTGCGTATCCAACGTGATGGCATTTATAGGCTGCACATCCAGGTGACCTTAGCCAACTGCTCTTCCTCTACGTGGACCGCCAAGCCCCTTAGCGCCACCCTGAGCGTGGCCATCTGCTTCCCCACAGCCCACAGCATCAGCCTGCTACGCCTCAACTTTCACCAAAGCTGCTCTGTCGCCTCCCAGCGCCTTACCTTCTTAGCCCACGGGGACATTCTCTGCACCAACCTTACTCCGCCTCTGCTGCCCTCCAGAAACGCTGATGAGACTTTTTTTGGGATTCAGTGGGTGTGCCCTTGA
- the CD70 gene encoding CD70 antigen isoform X2, whose amino-acid sequence MYICLLQAQEHGDLQLGPGPGEGVQRRGQWDLAELQLNHTGSRQDPRLRWQGSPALGRSFVHGPELDNGQLRIQRDGIYRLHIQVTLANCSSSTWTAKPLSATLSVAICFPTAHSISLLRLNFHQSCSVASQRLTFLAHGDILCTNLTPPLLPSRNADETFFGIQWVCP is encoded by the exons ATGTACATCTGCCTCCTGCAAGCTCAGGAGCATGGGGACCTCCAGCTGGGGCCgggacctggggagggggtgcagCGCCGAGGGCAG tgggACTTAGCGGAGCTGCAGCTGAATCACACAG GATCGCGGCAGGACCCCAGGCTGCGCtggcagggaagcccagccctgggcCGCTCCTTCGTGCATGGGCCAGAGCTGGACAACGGGCAGCTGCGTATCCAACGTGATGGCATTTATAGGCTGCACATCCAGGTGACCTTAGCCAACTGCTCTTCCTCTACGTGGACCGCCAAGCCCCTTAGCGCCACCCTGAGCGTGGCCATCTGCTTCCCCACAGCCCACAGCATCAGCCTGCTACGCCTCAACTTTCACCAAAGCTGCTCTGTCGCCTCCCAGCGCCTTACCTTCTTAGCCCACGGGGACATTCTCTGCACCAACCTTACTCCGCCTCTGCTGCCCTCCAGAAACGCTGATGAGACTTTTTTTGGGATTCAGTGGGTGTGCCCTTGA